The Harmonia axyridis chromosome 3, icHarAxyr1.1, whole genome shotgun sequence nucleotide sequence GTGGGAATGctcaatgaaaattaattattttcctgAGGTTAGCGAAAATCTCAGCAAATGATATTTTTGTTGAAGATCTCATTCAGAATAGGTTTTTGATACTGAAGTAATATTTGATATTCCATGTCCATTTCAAATTCCCATAGGTACTGTTTTACTGAATATAAGAAAAACCTCCCAAGTTTATTTTCATAAGATGCTTTCAACTCTTCGGCAAATATCTGTACCTACCGCATTTCCCTTTGGTTTCCTATACAAATACATTATGGAATTTCCCTAACATGACAAAACCTCTAAAGCTTGAACTTCTCCACAAAATGGAAATCTCTTATAAGGCTTTACGGGAGAAGAGATTCTTTAATATGCATAACAACATCTCTTCCCAATCGTGCAAAAATACCTCTATCTTCAAAGGAAGCGCCGATAGCTACAGAAAGCTCTCTAGTCAATTTTCTTCGTATtgaatatacagaaaaaaacgAGCAgaccttttcatttttttattctatgGAATAGAATAGTTATTCCTCTAGATCtctggcaaatccgttcattctgccaaaGCTTGtagaaaatcgtgcgagaatatctcagtTCAACACCGATTTcaaggttatattttattattatgttggTACCCAAAACTCCACTGTCTTGGATTTATCTATTAGATATCTGTTAAATTCGTGATGCCAACAAACATTCTCCCATTCAAAAATTACTAAATGATATTTTAGgaaatattaaattcaataaattagagaatagttatttataatacaagtgcaggaGGCTTTGACTTTCTTCCTCGTTTTCAAGTTTTTGTATTAACGAGTTTTGGAATAAGCTATCTCTACGAGTATTATTCATTGTTCTTTTAatttactgaaaattgaaacacaTTGACATTGAAAATGTTGCTTGGCAAGAATGTTTTCTCTATCATAAATCTAACAGAAAATAGATGAATTCGTGAAAGGAGAATTCTGAGtaccaaaataaaataatgaaatataaccatgaaatctgtgttaaactgagatattcccgcactaTTTTGTTCTTAAAGATATGGCAGAGTGAACGAATTTGCCACAAAATTAGAGAATTGTGAATTTTGAACCGAAAATGGCATTTATCATTAAAATTACTCTTACTGATCAGTAAACAGGACGTAATGAAAAATGAAGCATGCTAATATGACGAATGTAATTTCGAACGTAGAAGGGAGtgaataattcattaaataCACATCATATTGGAGTGGATATGCTTACAACAACAGAGTTGGATGGCTTCTCTCTGTTCGTTTCACACCTCACGTTCAATACTTTCACCCTATCAGTCATGACACCCTTCGGAACATAAATTCCTAACAATCCCCCTCTCTGCCAACTGATAAACCTTTAATGTGTTCCTTCCGGAATACCCACCCTGGCTGCAGTACAAGAAAGAGGAGGCCCACCGTATTGGAAATTGATCGCCTAATGGAAACATAGTGCCAGCGAAcagtttttaaataaatcacCTCTTGTCCCAATGGCCCCATTCACCCTGCACATCTAGACCGTGCGAAGGTTAGAGAATGAGTGAGGAGTGAACTTGGGATTTCACTCATTTACGAAAACGACCCCTAGAAAAGGGAGAAATTCAGATTTGCCCTAATCTGGACGAAAAACGAGCCAGACGGGTTGGGTTTTAACGATTTCGGGTCTTCATTAAGACGATGAAAGACTTTGTTGAGATGATTGGAAATTCTGGAGAAAACTTATACCGTGTGTTAATCGGGAAAGGTAATAAGAAAACATGAGTTAGGTACGTTTTGTAAGCTGCTGCGTCATTCAATTACTTCTTCAATTTAGTGAGACTGAATGAAGGGGCAAGAAATGTTGAAGATTCTTATTAAGATGCCTCTCTGGTAGTAAGGTAAGCGATCACCATGGTAATTAGTATTTTCTAACTGCAAGAGAAAACAGTTAGGGGAGTTAGGGGTTGTTATATCAGATTCTTACATTTTTCGGACTTATTCCTCTTGAAGGAGCACTtttcttttatattattatgCCAGCCAGCCGTATAGGCAGGATtacttttgaaataaaatacttAGAAGGGAGTTGAAGGGTCTGCATGCAACCGTTGAGTTCATTAATTATTTGGTCAAATTCGCCAAATACTTTCGGAGTTatgtataataatttgaaactttaacataataaaaaaacaacTGATACGAtggaataatattaattttctgttcacgtgaataaatttttttttaaatctgcaAGAAGCTTCCACGCTTTTTGACACATTGATATTACATCCTTGCCAGCACTCTGCATGTgataaatccgaaaaaaaattacgtgGCTTGGAGTCAAACTGTGTCTTCCAAACTCACAACCAGCTTCACTGGTAGAGGTGTGTTAATAAACCGCCAGCACAACAGTTCTATTTTTAGTTTTCACCAGCCCAGAAGTCATCTGTTACTAGGCTTTTGTTGCAGGTATCCACTACGTCAAAATGTCTGTACAAAGCGACTCCGGCAGGCAGAATCAGCAACAGAATAAGAGACCCATTGTCATCATTTATCCCACGGGTGAGTTTCAACGTTTCCCGGAACAATAAAGGCAGCCACTGGCTGGAAACCGGGAAAATTCAGTTTGCATACCAGATGGAAATACTCTTCGCTTGATTTCGTGGCTTATTTCCGTTTGTGCTTGGAAATATATACTCTCTGCCATTTCAGAGAGACTTACTGCTTTTTTCAgctcttcaaattgaaattttcaattggaaaaaaTGCGACCTTATTGGAATGGGGTGGGATCAATGTCTGAATGGGTGACAGTTTCATTAAACATGGGTAGTTTTCTAGTTCAATGAATTAATGACTTGAACATTTCGGGCTAAATTCTGAGTGTGAATGCACTTATACAAATCAGGTTGAATCTTTCATAGATTATGAGATTCAATATCATGCAAGGCGAAACAGTTGCAACTGTAGCAGTAGTCTGAATTTTCAATCGGACCAACAGACATTGCATTTTggcaaaatttcaattaaaaatcttTGAATTGCATGCATCCCATTAATAATCGTGTATCTACTATATTTCGAAtgattatttcagatttaaatAAAGCAAACTAACTGTTTCAGTGGCACCGGAAACCGTGGTGATACCTATAATCTCCTGTATCCTAGGTTTCCCCCTTTTGGCGCTATTGGTGATCTGCTGTCTCCGTCGAAGAGCTAAGTTGGCTAGGGAACAAGCAAGGAGGAGGAATTACGACTCTGAGCACGGTACATTAACTATTAGATTCAGCCAAATACATTATTTAGGTAAACTAAAATGTTCCGTTGCCCAGTCCCACATTATACCAAAGACTAGAGACAAGAGAACTCACTCTgcataatttgatttttttttataattagagCTTGAGTTTCTATTCTACAACCGTCACTTGTTTACTTTGTGCTCGCGTCTTTCCAGAATTACAAATCTGACTAATTTCGGTTTTAGAGCCGCCTAGATCTAATTGATTTAAGTTGTTCTAAATCACACTGAATTGAAATCTTCCTTGAAGTGAAACTGTATAATATGTCAAAGGTTCAATCAACAGTGAAAATTACAGTGTTCTAACTTGAGATCTAATCTTTGGTTTTTCCGGATTTTGGGGTGAAGAAGTGAGTCACGAAATGTAATATAGATCATTTTATTCTactggtggatttatgcaccagccctaagaactaagactaaacctaagaactaagacctaagaattgaacgctaacaaatcaatgagggcgtttatgcacgtttcctaagaactaacactagcaggccaactattaactaagaactaagggctcaggtaaaatatagaagtgcgcgtgcgccgcatagaatttcaatattaacgagtaccagtttctatcattttatgttctttattcgtgtttatcgatgaaaagtattatgtgtatttgaaaaaatcaaatttaattttttcacaataaatatctacgtaaaacatcaaagtatagaacaaatagaaagtagttcgagcacgtgcgcatgccctaactaagaactaacaagagagtgcataaacgccactgaattcttaggtttagttcttagttcatagttcttaggtacggtgcataaatccaccatactAACAATTCAACATAGAATAAAATGATCTACAAACTGATATACTTACTCTTTGTATTTAAGCATTGTAATTTGATTATATCTAATTTGATATTTTGGGTTCAAATGAAAACCATATCATTGATATTGAGTAGATATCGATATTCTAGAAACATATGGTAGATCAAACCGTTTCTGTTAAGCCATTTCAAGGGGGGTATTATCTCCTCTTCTATGGAGCCTACTTCAGGTTTACAGAGCTTGGTTTCGATTGCCTAGGCTTTCTCGAATCCATCCGATATTCCACTTGTTCCTCGCTTCTGCCCCAAAAACTCAAGAACGCCCCCTATCGATTAACGGAACACAATAAGCGAGTTGTTGTCTGAAATAATCTAGATAATTTCGGATTCAGGTCGCGGCAGGGCAGTTTCCCTGCGATCGGAGAGAGCCATGAGCAGGGGATTCCCCTCTTTGGAGCTAGACACTGTGCTAGAAGAAAGGTCGGATCCAGAACCGGAAGGCACCACCGTCATCGAAATGATGACGCCGGATGGTAACGAGTCTTCGGAAGGCAACAGATAGCAAAGGAGGAAGGAGAGGGTTAGTGTGGCAGATAGGTGAGCAGATCGACACTTTATTTTTAAGCTCGTATATTCGCCAAAACGCAAATTTTGGAATTCTCTGGACACTACGTATTTATCTGAAACTTGACAACGTTGAACATTGTTATTCtacatttgaattttaaattatcagaaaaacttAATTTCGAACGGTCATATTGGGTTATCCTTGTTGTGGTCTGGATTTCATAACCCTGTTTCATTGTCATATGATCGAGTCCTGTAACATATCACGCGGAGGacatttaaataattttttattcctcacataatgaaagtgtgttttattAAGTTTTACTTTCGGAATCACAAAATGGACAACCCTCTCtaatttattttaatgaattcTCCTCAATTTTGGCCACTGgttcttttaaaaaaaaactcgtaTTGAAAATCTGGTGCCGAATATTGGAAAGAAATCATCAACATCTTGAAACTTAGACGTTTCTCGATTTAATAAAATCCAATAAAgtataagtttcaaaagatgtTAAAGCACTATTATATTagtatgaatatttccctcctgtaaaaaattctatgtatatggagaacaattatcgaaaattacagcgaatatttccctcctgtcaaaaattctatgtatatggagaacaattataaTTATctaaaattacagcgataattgcattgtaggaagcgaaactgcactgcgataattgttctgttcatagacgCATACTTTCTATGCATCTCACACAGTTCGAacctatggcaattccattctgaatcagtttgacaagtaatgtaacagtttattcgggaaatattcccccgaattacaatCCACCTTCgatgtcgggctctttctccaaaaatgaaaatgaactcatgcagtttttatgacaacacgctgtcatgcaaaattatcggtaattttgatgcacttgtgcaattacttatgataaCAATCTTCAAATTTTGTTGCAGGTCTCCCTTATGGACCACTCTGACCCAAGCCCATACATTCACAGTCCTGCCCCAAAGTTGACAAGACAACTGGGACATTTGGAATTTCCACAACTTGATCTGGATGTTGCCGGAGTTAGTCTGCTAATATGTAATGGTGATTCTAGACTGGAACATTCGTTCAAAGTCAAATAATTACATgggattcattattttcggaatcACGAAACTGTTGGTAACTTCCAATTCAAGGAGCTACGTGCCTGAAGCAATTCTACGATCTTAGATGATAacagtaaatgattgaaatcatCTGTGACCCTACTGTAGATTAATGAATAAAACTATTCCaagtattatgaaatttttaattcctTACCTATTCGTACCTGACACTAATCCGGAGTTTTTCTTTAAAAGGTCTCAACCATAGATGAACTTAGTTTGTCTTGGTCTCAACatcgaaatatttcgaatttggTGGAAAAATGTTCAAGAGGTTAATTGGAGTTTATTTAGTCTTATGTTTCAGAGAAAATAAAGGATCAATTTGAATAGATGTGTGATGCCATATTAGTTATGTCAATTTTACtaaacaaattttaaaattaaattcaGTAAGGAATTTACTCTGTAGCCATCTCTACTCATTTTACGGAACTACTTATTCACGCAACCATCCACGTATAGAATCTTGTAGCTTATAAATTACTACGAGTGCTAAGTTGGAGCTACTCTTCCTAGATGTCGCAATGAAAACAAATCCAAAACACGAATTCTGGTGAATGAGCTACCTCAAGCGCATCCACCCATTACACATATCGTATCATTGAATTTGCAGAAAAGATGCTCAAATGAGCTCCAGAATTTGTTATTAAGAGGCAATGTTTAAGCTAAGGTTGCAATCAGGACCTTCCTGAagaaattatgaacaaaaatatctagTGATTTGTgggatttgaaatgaaaattcaagcCAAATTTACGGAACCTCTAATCGAATTTGCCTATTAACATTAACAACTTCACTTTGGCATTTGAATTCCGGATATCCAGAAATGAGAAAATACATATTCTAATCATAAAACCAGAACAAACATACTATCATTATAACACAA carries:
- the LOC123676650 gene encoding uncharacterized protein LOC123676650 isoform X3 — protein: MSVQSDSGRQNQQQNKRPIVIIYPTVAPETVVIPIISCILGFPLLALLVICCLRRRAKLAREQARRRNYDSEHGTLTIRFSQIHYLGRGRAVSLRSERAMSRGFPSLELDTVLEERSDPEPEGTTVIEMMTPDGNESSEGNR
- the LOC123676650 gene encoding uncharacterized protein LOC123676650 isoform X2, which translates into the protein MNRYESKFMMTKRFFTSRKTPIGIHYVKMSVQSDSGRQNQQQNKRPIVIIYPTVAPETVVIPIISCILGFPLLALLVICCLRRRAKLAREQARRRNYDSEHGRGRAVSLRSERAMSRGFPSLELDTVLEERSDPEPEGTTVIEMMTPDGNESSEGNR
- the LOC123676650 gene encoding uncharacterized protein LOC123676650 isoform X1; this translates as MNRYESKFMMTKRFFTSRKTPIGIHYVKMSVQSDSGRQNQQQNKRPIVIIYPTVAPETVVIPIISCILGFPLLALLVICCLRRRAKLAREQARRRNYDSEHGTLTIRFSQIHYLGRGRAVSLRSERAMSRGFPSLELDTVLEERSDPEPEGTTVIEMMTPDGNESSEGNR